AGACCGGGCACGGGCGCCCCTCGCCGGCCTCCCGCAGCATCGCCGACAGCTGGCTCCAGAGCTTGGCCAGCTGCAGGTAGTGGCGCCCCAGCGCCTCCAGCTCCGGCTCGTCCACCAGCGGAGCGGCCTCGAGCAGGAAGCGGCCGTAGATCCGCCGGAAGCAGCCCCGCCCCGTCCCGGCCACGTCGAACATGATGTAGGCGAGGCGGGCGCTGGTCCGGGCCCGCTCCTCACCCAGCAGCCGGGGCCACAGCGGAAGCTCCTCCATGAGGCCCCGGATGGCGGGGAGCCCGTGGAACTTGTCCCAGGGGTGGAGCAGGCGGTGGGCGGTCCCGGCCAGGGCGCTGCGGACGGCGCGGGGCAGGTCGGGCTCGAGGCCCCGGGGGCGGCTCAGGGTGTACCACTTGCCCTCGGGCTCCGTGACGCCGCCGGCCGCCAGCCGCGCCGCCGCCAGGTCGGCCAGGGGGATCGTCAGCCGGTCCCACCAGGCGTAGTCGTGGGCGTAGGCGACCCCTGCCTCCTCGTCGTACCCGACCAGCATCACCTTGTGCCCGCCGAAGCCCACGCCTTCGGGCCAGCTGTCCGAGCGGCGGATGTACTCCAGGTGGCGGACGTCCACGTCGACCAGCACCGGCTCGCCCGCGTCGAGCAGCTCCTTCACCGGGATCCAGGGATCGCGGCCGCCCGGCTTGTGCATCTCGAGGATGAGGCCCAGGTTGTCGGCCAGGTGGAACTCCAGGTCGTCGCCCCGTCCCATCACCAGGAAGTGCGGCATGCCCGGCATGCGGAAGTAGGTGAAGCCCAGGCCGCAGCCGATGCCGAGGCAGAGCTCCTCCGAGAGCTCGATCCCCAGATGGGCGAGCCAGTTGCGCATCGCCGTGGACTCGCAGTGCGAACCGGCGATGTGCCTGTACGCGATGGTCGCAGATGCCATCTCGGGCCTCCCTCCAGCTTCAGAACAACCAGCGCCGGGAGAGCGCATACAGTTCACGGGCGGCCTGCCACTCCAGCGACACGACCTCGGCCAGGCCGCCGCCCGACCGGCAGAACCGCTGCCAGGCCTCTCCGCACTCCCGGTACCGCCCGGCGAGGTCCGTGAGGCGCGGCTCCTCCAGGACCTCAGCGGCGAGCGTGAGGCCCGTGGCAAACTGCCCGCGAAAGAGGTCGTGCTCCGGCCCGCCCAGGTGGGCGGGAGGAGGGGAAGCGGCGGGGCGGCCCTGCGCCCACCGCTCCAGCGCGGGAAGCCCCGTGTACAGCGGCCCCTCCGGCGGGCAAAGCAGCCGCTCGGCCGTGCGCCGCAGGGCCTTCTGCCAGAGCAGCCGCCGGTCGGGCAGCCGGGGGGTGAGGTAGAACAGGAACCACGACCGGGGCCGCATCTCCGCCAGAAAGGCGCTCACCGGCTGCTGCCGCGGTTCCGGCTCCCAGGGCGACAGCCAGGCGACCTGACCCCCCCTCGCCTCAAGGAGCAGCGCCAGCTCCCCGCCCGCGCTGGCGACGAGGGTGGGCCTTCGCCCGGCCAGGCGGTCAGCGATAGTCGCCCAGAGGCCGTCAGGGGTTGCGAAGGGATACGCGTCCACCCAGTTCCCGGTCTCGCGCACTGCGTCGTGCAGGAACCAGGGGGAGAGGCCTCCCCACCGGTCCGGCGACTCCGGCCTGTACTGGAACTGGAGCCCCCGCCCCCAGGCGAGGAGCTCCGTCTCCCCGACCTCGGCGCCGCGCTGCCGGAGCAGGGTGGCCAGCATGACGGCAGGGGGGCATTGCCCCGGCACGTGAACCAGCGGCAGCGTCAGCGCGCTCATGTGAGCAGCGCCTCCAGCCGCTCCGCAGCCTCTGCTTCGCCGTCAAGGATCGACTGCAGCAGGCCCTTCGCGCGCTCGCCTTCGAAAACCGCCCGGGGTTCGCCGGCCCGCGCGCCCTCCAGCATGAGGCTGTTGAGCTCGTTCCAGGTGCGGGCCAGGCCCGCGTAGTGGCGGGCCAGCGACACGTACCGCTCGTCGCCAAGCAGGTCGGCGCATTCCATGAGGAAGCGGGAGTACATCTTCCGGTGGTGGCCGCCGCCGCTGAGCAGGTTGCACTGCAGGTCGGTCATGAAGACCGTGGCCTGGAACTTGGTGGGCGGCAGAAGCTCCGGCCAGTGCGGAAACTCCTCGCAGAACCGGCGGAGCCCCGAGAGGCCGATGGCGCCGTTCCAGAAGCGCGAGTGATAGCGGTTGACCACCTTGCGGATGGCGAAGGGGATCGCGTCCTTGAGCGGGACGGTCGGTTCCAGCGGCTCGATGTACATCCACTCGTTCTCGGAGGGGTAGTACTCGGCCGAACTCCGGGAGGCCTGGAAGGCCTCGAAGGGCACCTCCCAGACGCCCGGCAGCATGTTCTCAACCACGGCCACGGTGGCTCGCTCGTCGTCGTACCCGACCACGATGGTCTTGTGGCCGCCGAAGTTGTAGGAGGCCACGCAGGGCGGCAGGTCCCAGGTCTGGTTGAAGTAGGGGACCAGCGGCTTGCGGTCGCAGTCCACGATGACCGGCACCCCGGCGTCGATCAGCCGCCGGATCTCGTCCCACGAGTCCTCGGCCGTCTGGCCCCGCTTGACGATGAGCCGGATGTCGAGCAGGTGGGCGAGGTCGGCGTAGGGCTGCCACCCCCTCCCGGTGACGGACCAGTACGGCGCCCAGTAGGCCGGGTCCGGGCAGGTCTCCGGGTCGCTGTGGTGGTAGACGAAGACCAGGCCGGAGCCCAGGCCGAAGCACATGGACTCCGTGAACTTCAGCCCGTAGTACTCCAGCACGTCCCTGATGGGTGCCGATCCGCAGTTCAGGCCGAGCTGATGGTGATCAAACGGCAGCATCCGCCTCATCGCAGTAGCCCCCCCGTCAGCGGTACCTTTGGCTGGAAGTCCTGGTGCAGTTGGCAGCACTTCGCACAGACCGACAGGTGCCCCAGCTCCATCAGGGTGCGGCGGAACCGGCGCATGGGCTCGCCCCACCGCACCTCCGCGAGGCCGGCGGAGGCGGCGTCGCCCACGGCGACGTCCGGATAGTCCGGGCAGGGCACCACCCGGCCGTCGGGCTCCAGCCAGAGCGAGTCCCAGGGCAGCCTGCACCCGCTCCGGGTCGGCAGGGCGGGCTGGGTGAAGTAGGTGCGCACCTGCTCCTCGCCCAGTGGCGGCCAGAGCGTCACCGGGATGCGGGCGTTTCGCCCCGCCTCGCACACGGCCTGCCACACCTCGGCGGGATCCGGCGGTGGGGAGTCGTCCAGGAAGCCGGTCGCGGAGGCCCCGTCGACGCCGAAGCAGGTCTGGGCCTGTTGCCGGTACTCCGCCAGCATCTGCGGTGTGAGGAACATGGGGAGTTGGAACTCCAGCGCATCGGCCATCAGGTCCTCCGCGACCGCCGGCATCTCCCTGAGCCGGGGGAGGTTCTCGCGCAGCACCACCGTGTTGATCTGGATGCGCACCTGGCGGCCGGCCGCCTGCCGCAGGCGGTGCAGCCCCTCCCGCACCCGCCGGAAGAGCCCCGGCATCCGCCGGATCTGCTCATGCACCTCCGGGGGGCCGTCCACGGAGACGATCAGCAGGTCCGGCGGCGCTTCCGCCAGCGCGGCCGCATGGGCTGTGAGCGTCGTGCCGTTGGTGTTGATCGTGCAGTGCATCCCCAGTTCCCGGATCGTGCGGATGAGGGGGACGATGTCAGGGTGCAGGAACGGCTCGCCGCCCCAGAGGTAGACGGCCGGCCGCATCGCTACGGCCTCCTCCAGCAGGCTCCGGAGCCGGGGCAGGCGGAGCGCCCCCGCCACGGCCTGCCGCGCGGTCATCCGCTCCCACCGCGGCACCTGGCCGCACATCCGGCAGCGCAGATTGCACCAGTCGATCAGCCGCAGACCGAGCATCCGGAGGGGCGTCCCGGGAAGGTCGGGCACGTGTCGCCACGCCCGCCCGTCTCGCTCCCAGGTCCCGAGGCGGGCCTCCGTCTGCCCGCCGGGTCCTGCGGCCCGGAACGACACCCGTGCGGCGTTCGCCGGAACCTCCGGAACCCGCCAGAGCTGCCGTCCCCGAGCCCGCTCCGTCCCGGGGCACGCCAGCGGCGGCAGGGCGCTCCCGTCGTCAGCGACGGCCTCCAGCCAGACCTGCGGCGCCCGCCCGGCGGGCCACGTGTACAACACCGAAGGAACCTGACCGGGCGAGTCCCTGTCCATCTGCCCCATGGCCAGCACGGGCACCACCCCTTCGCCGCGTCGATTTTTGTCGAAATTCCTGCGCAGTTATTTTTATTCGCATTCTACTGATGATAACCACCACTGTCAACAGTTGCTCTTGTCCATTGGGTGGCGTATACTGTTACCTGAATTCTTTAAAGGGGCGGTGATGCGCCAACAATGTGGATGTATGCCCTGAATAACATCAGCGTACGAAAACTGAGGACGGCACTGACGGTCCTGGGCGTGGCGGTCTGCGTGCAGCTCTTTGTGGTGATCACCTCGATCCTGAACTACACCATCAAGGACCTGGAGCAGGAGCTCGCCAAATACGCCGGCCAGATGTTCGTCCAGGTCGACACCGGCGTCAGTACGGGCGAGGAGTTCCCGCCGCAGACGGGCAGCATCAGCCTGGCGGACAGCGATGCGATCATCGAAGCAGTCGCGGCGCGGATCGACCCGGAGCGCAGCACGCCGGTGGTCTTCCAGGTCATCGGAAAGCCGGCCTACCCCAACGGTCCCCCTCAGGCGATGGCCGTGGGTCTCCTCCCCGGGCGTGAAGCGGCCTACACGAGGGCTCCGGCCGCATCCGGCTCCGCGGCGCTGCCCGCCTCCGGCGGGGTGGTGCTGGGCGCCGCGGCGGCGGAGTACTTCAACGTGGATCAGGTGGGCGCCACGGTCACCATCGGCGGCGAGGCGTTCGAGGTGACCGGCATCCTGGAAGAGCAGCAGGACCGCGTCAGCAACCCGGTGGTGCTGATGGCCCTCGAGGACGCGCTGCGCGTGATGAACCAGGCGAACCCCACCGCCCTCCTGCTGACGGTGAGCAACATCGGCGACGTCTCCGCGCTGGCCGAGGACATCGGGTCGGCGTTCCCCGACATGCGGGTCATCACGCAGGCTGAGATCGCCAGGAATCTGGACGAATCCCTGGCCGGCACCCGCACCTTCATGTCGCTGATCAACTACACCGTCCTCGCCGCCGCCATCGTGCTCGTCTCCATCGTGATGTACATGGCGGTGATGGAACGGACCCGGGAGCTCGGGATCCTGCGGGCCATCGGCGCCGGGCGCAGCCGGGTGCTTGGCAGCCTGCTGCTGGAGGCGATGGTGCTGAGCTTCGTCGGCGGGCTGATCGGCAACGGTGCCGGGCAGTTGCTCCTGATCTACGCCTGGAAGGCCGACTTCATGGTGTCGGGTGCGACGGCCGCAGCCGGCGTGGTGGCTGCGGCCGCCATCGGCGGCCTCGGCGCCCTGATCCCGGCATTCAAGGCCACCCAGGCAGTACCAAACGAGGCGTTGCGCTATGAGTAAGCAAATGGGTTGTGTGATCGAGACGCGCGGGCTTGCGAAAGAGTACCGCATGGGCAGCGTGACGGTGGAGGCGCTGCGGGAGGCCACCCTGAGCATTGAGACGGGGAGCTGCGTGGCCATCACCGGCCCCTCCGGCGCCGGCAAGAGCACGCTGCTGAGCCTCCTGGGCCTGCTCGACCGCCCCACCCGGGGCACGATCCTCTTCCAGGGTGAGGACGTCTCCCGCCACTCCGACGCGGTGCTGACCAGGCTGCGGGCCCGCTTCATCGGCTACGTGTTCCAGCAGTTTCACCTGGTCCCGGTACTCAAAGTGCTCGACAACGTGCTGCTCCAGCTGGAATTTGCGGGGGTTCCCCGGTCCCGGCGCAGGCAGATGGCCCTCGAGGCCCTGGAGAAGGTCGGCATGTCCCACCGGGCGAACCACTACCCCCGCGAGCTCTCCGGAGGCGAGCGGCAGCGCGTCGCCATCGCCCGGGCTATCGCCAAGCGGCCTTCGCTCCTGCTGGCCGACGAGCCGACGGGCAATCTGGACTCGGCCAACGGCGAGCGCATCCTGGACCTGCTGCTCACGCTGAACCGCGAGGGCACGACGCTGGTCGTGGTCACGCACGATCCGCACATCGCCGCCCAGATGCAGCGCACGATCCAGGTGCGCGACGGCCGGCTGGTCTCCGAGCCCGCGAGCGTCGCGCAGGGGCGGGTTTCACGGCGCTGAAAAGGGGGCCGTCCCAAAAGCAGGTTGCTCTGCTGGGACGGCCCCGTTCCTTTTCGTTCGAATTGGGTTTTTCAGGTAGTCAATCGACCATCTTGCGA
This region of Symbiobacterium terraclitae genomic DNA includes:
- a CDS encoding BtrH N-terminal domain-containing protein, which gives rise to MASATIAYRHIAGSHCESTAMRNWLAHLGIELSEELCLGIGCGLGFTYFRMPGMPHFLVMGRGDDLEFHLADNLGLILEMHKPGGRDPWIPVKELLDAGEPVLVDVDVRHLEYIRRSDSWPEGVGFGGHKVMLVGYDEEAGVAYAHDYAWWDRLTIPLADLAAARLAAGGVTEPEGKWYTLSRPRGLEPDLPRAVRSALAGTAHRLLHPWDKFHGLPAIRGLMEELPLWPRLLGEERARTSARLAYIMFDVAGTGRGCFRRIYGRFLLEAAPLVDEPELEALGRHYLQLAKLWSQLSAMLREAGEGRPCPVFEGKAGSLLAEIARGETEGASRLEEVVSGWI
- a CDS encoding BtrH N-terminal domain-containing protein → MRRMLPFDHHQLGLNCGSAPIRDVLEYYGLKFTESMCFGLGSGLVFVYHHSDPETCPDPAYWAPYWSVTGRGWQPYADLAHLLDIRLIVKRGQTAEDSWDEIRRLIDAGVPVIVDCDRKPLVPYFNQTWDLPPCVASYNFGGHKTIVVGYDDERATVAVVENMLPGVWEVPFEAFQASRSSAEYYPSENEWMYIEPLEPTVPLKDAIPFAIRKVVNRYHSRFWNGAIGLSGLRRFCEEFPHWPELLPPTKFQATVFMTDLQCNLLSGGGHHRKMYSRFLMECADLLGDERYVSLARHYAGLARTWNELNSLMLEGARAGEPRAVFEGERAKGLLQSILDGEAEAAERLEALLT
- a CDS encoding radical SAM protein — protein: MGQMDRDSPGQVPSVLYTWPAGRAPQVWLEAVADDGSALPPLACPGTERARGRQLWRVPEVPANAARVSFRAAGPGGQTEARLGTWERDGRAWRHVPDLPGTPLRMLGLRLIDWCNLRCRMCGQVPRWERMTARQAVAGALRLPRLRSLLEEAVAMRPAVYLWGGEPFLHPDIVPLIRTIRELGMHCTINTNGTTLTAHAAALAEAPPDLLIVSVDGPPEVHEQIRRMPGLFRRVREGLHRLRQAAGRQVRIQINTVVLRENLPRLREMPAVAEDLMADALEFQLPMFLTPQMLAEYRQQAQTCFGVDGASATGFLDDSPPPDPAEVWQAVCEAGRNARIPVTLWPPLGEEQVRTYFTQPALPTRSGCRLPWDSLWLEPDGRVVPCPDYPDVAVGDAASAGLAEVRWGEPMRRFRRTLMELGHLSVCAKCCQLHQDFQPKVPLTGGLLR
- a CDS encoding ABC transporter permease codes for the protein MYALNNISVRKLRTALTVLGVAVCVQLFVVITSILNYTIKDLEQELAKYAGQMFVQVDTGVSTGEEFPPQTGSISLADSDAIIEAVAARIDPERSTPVVFQVIGKPAYPNGPPQAMAVGLLPGREAAYTRAPAASGSAALPASGGVVLGAAAAEYFNVDQVGATVTIGGEAFEVTGILEEQQDRVSNPVVLMALEDALRVMNQANPTALLLTVSNIGDVSALAEDIGSAFPDMRVITQAEIARNLDESLAGTRTFMSLINYTVLAAAIVLVSIVMYMAVMERTRELGILRAIGAGRSRVLGSLLLEAMVLSFVGGLIGNGAGQLLLIYAWKADFMVSGATAAAGVVAAAAIGGLGALIPAFKATQAVPNEALRYE
- a CDS encoding ABC transporter ATP-binding protein, which gives rise to MSKQMGCVIETRGLAKEYRMGSVTVEALREATLSIETGSCVAITGPSGAGKSTLLSLLGLLDRPTRGTILFQGEDVSRHSDAVLTRLRARFIGYVFQQFHLVPVLKVLDNVLLQLEFAGVPRSRRRQMALEALEKVGMSHRANHYPRELSGGERQRVAIARAIAKRPSLLLADEPTGNLDSANGERILDLLLTLNREGTTLVVVTHDPHIAAQMQRTIQVRDGRLVSEPASVAQGRVSRR